From a region of the Fibrobacter sp. UWB2 genome:
- a CDS encoding glycogen synthase, whose protein sequence is MNILVVTPEAGNWKVPSPLATAVNCMTQAFANAGSQVVTCSPFYKDHIIDSDKYHCVFKGVEALQNKPFEVWRSDDDPLHTYIYNEEYFGRPYVYGPPHSLPYSDNHLRFAMFASAVLTYCTQSNFEFQAILGHEWGGALVGALCHTVYQEAFHNIPFFFNVHNITYDFHVQPSEIEKIGLPRKDFNMDGYEFWGKVSLLKAGILYANKVLFPSSGYRDAMLNTNLPGGLSGFLNRNSEKLLGIQFGVNYKFWDFNDEAKRPIKEAKRNAKASLGRQFGMDLTNKLIIYSHMDMDSGNASETLATILSDIAKENALIIVGIPPEHPEWNYYQEVANQYGNFIRILQFDSEEANNREKLRDTLAASDLLFAANLQEPSASIILKAMAAGTLPLTGRNVGIASMLTDYTLETAGEANAFLVDDANAPHQMLRRIKDAITVYNTEVADWDKCVVNAYSGFHYEWAKTISKYLLILGELGL, encoded by the coding sequence ATGAATATACTCGTCGTAACTCCAGAAGCGGGGAACTGGAAGGTACCGAGCCCCCTCGCAACCGCAGTCAACTGCATGACACAGGCATTCGCCAATGCCGGGTCCCAGGTTGTAACCTGCTCGCCATTCTATAAGGACCACATTATAGATTCCGACAAGTATCATTGTGTTTTCAAAGGCGTCGAAGCATTACAGAACAAGCCGTTCGAAGTCTGGCGTTCCGATGACGACCCGCTCCACACCTATATATATAACGAGGAATATTTCGGCAGGCCCTACGTTTACGGACCGCCGCACTCGCTCCCCTACAGTGACAACCACCTGAGATTCGCCATGTTCGCCTCGGCCGTGCTCACGTACTGCACCCAGAGCAACTTCGAGTTTCAAGCCATTCTCGGCCACGAATGGGGCGGCGCCCTCGTCGGAGCCCTCTGCCATACGGTCTACCAAGAGGCGTTCCACAATATTCCGTTCTTCTTCAACGTCCATAACATCACTTACGACTTCCATGTGCAGCCGAGCGAAATCGAAAAAATCGGCCTCCCGCGCAAGGACTTCAATATGGACGGCTACGAGTTCTGGGGCAAGGTCAGCCTCCTCAAGGCGGGCATTTTGTACGCCAACAAGGTGCTGTTCCCGTCGTCGGGCTACCGCGACGCCATGCTCAACACGAACCTCCCCGGTGGACTCAGCGGATTCTTGAACCGCAATAGCGAAAAGCTCCTCGGCATCCAGTTCGGCGTGAACTACAAGTTCTGGGACTTCAACGACGAAGCGAAGCGCCCCATCAAGGAAGCAAAGCGTAACGCGAAGGCGAGCCTCGGGCGCCAGTTCGGCATGGACCTTACGAACAAGCTGATTATCTACAGCCACATGGACATGGATTCGGGCAACGCTTCCGAAACGCTTGCGACAATCCTTTCGGACATCGCCAAGGAGAACGCCCTCATCATCGTGGGCATTCCGCCGGAGCACCCCGAATGGAATTACTACCAGGAAGTCGCTAACCAGTACGGCAACTTCATCCGCATCCTCCAGTTCGATTCCGAAGAAGCGAACAACAGAGAAAAATTGCGCGACACGCTCGCCGCATCGGACCTTCTGTTTGCAGCTAACCTGCAAGAGCCGTCCGCCTCGATCATCCTCAAGGCCATGGCCGCAGGCACGCTCCCGCTCACGGGCCGTAACGTCGGCATTGCAAGCATGCTCACCGACTACACGCTCGAAACCGCAGGCGAAGCAAACGCATTCCTCGTCGATGACGCGAACGCTCCGCACCAGATGTTGCGCCGCATCAAAGACGCCATCACTGTGTACAACACGGAAGTCGCCGATTGGGACAAATGCGTTGTAAATGCCTATAGCGGATTCCACTATGAGTGGGCAAAGACAATTTCAAAATATTTACTAATTTTGGGTGAGCTGGGGCTTTAG
- a CDS encoding outer membrane lipoprotein carrier protein LolA, with product MKFSPRFFVFLSLALVQGVFALTADQVLDKSKAWFKSGKAWSLNFRAQVFQVDSPDVQTQSGSLVVAEGDKFKLDLLGIKFYSDGESLWQWNVEQKQVLIKAVEDLSSSLHPSELLFKYLNCKVLEMGEGEFAGQKLWVLKLDPSKYAGQFTKMEVWLSKKDYSPVRLFTEDPAGNATWYGIIDMKVVKKVSNDDFKYKPVAGVDEIDMR from the coding sequence ATGAAATTTTCCCCCCGTTTTTTTGTTTTTTTATCGCTTGCCTTGGTGCAGGGTGTTTTTGCGTTGACGGCGGACCAGGTTTTGGACAAGTCCAAGGCTTGGTTCAAGTCGGGCAAGGCGTGGAGCCTTAATTTCAGGGCGCAGGTTTTTCAGGTGGATTCTCCGGATGTCCAGACGCAGTCGGGTAGCCTCGTGGTTGCCGAAGGGGACAAGTTCAAGCTGGACCTGCTTGGAATCAAGTTCTATAGCGATGGCGAGAGCCTTTGGCAATGGAATGTGGAACAGAAGCAGGTGCTTATCAAGGCGGTGGAGGACTTGTCAAGTTCGCTTCATCCGTCCGAACTTTTGTTTAAGTACCTGAACTGCAAGGTGCTCGAAATGGGCGAGGGTGAGTTTGCAGGGCAAAAGCTCTGGGTCTTAAAACTCGATCCGTCGAAATATGCGGGCCAGTTTACCAAGATGGAAGTATGGCTATCCAAGAAGGATTATTCCCCGGTGCGCCTTTTTACGGAAGATCCGGCGGGGAATGCGACGTGGTACGGCATTATCGATATGAAAGTGGTGAAGAAAGTTTCTAACGATGATTTCAAGTACAAGCCTGTTGCGGGTGTTGACGAAATCGATATGAGGTAG
- a CDS encoding DNA replication/repair protein RecF, producing the protein MFISKVRSLESMDCNFDAHINVICGPNGCGKTTILESIHLLAQGFSFRSRDLRELITWKQNELILRGEFEDEGRERMRALRVFSRGSEVRENGETLKSPTAFFGTCPAVIMQPSDIELLRGGPDVRRHWLDEILCYRSSANASVLRRYKRVLQQRNKWLKEFKQNGAAVGGEDLFRVLTQQLIELGAKLWAARIALSKEVSEIITRYYRKLSGGVDEITCAYKSSILKSLDALDAADPLSDKMMDEIPSGATGAAEGVVEIARGECAECSADGSGNVAGSAADGLDAVSEEMLRNAFARKLADLEFVERLQGMTMAGPHRDDLALCASGYEMRSVGSQGQCRSAAVAMRFAAVDVASRYLTKPILLLDDIFAELDVNRRDAVASLIREKQCQVVIATPQAEDLPFKADAMFELKI; encoded by the coding sequence GTGTTCATTTCGAAGGTGCGCAGTCTAGAATCGATGGACTGCAACTTCGATGCTCACATCAATGTGATTTGCGGGCCGAATGGCTGCGGCAAGACGACGATTCTGGAATCGATTCACTTGCTTGCGCAGGGATTCTCGTTTCGGTCGCGTGACTTGCGCGAACTGATTACATGGAAGCAGAACGAGCTGATTCTGCGTGGAGAATTTGAAGACGAAGGGCGCGAGCGGATGCGAGCGCTTCGCGTGTTTTCTCGCGGGAGCGAGGTTCGTGAAAACGGTGAAACGCTAAAGTCTCCGACTGCATTTTTCGGGACGTGTCCGGCGGTGATTATGCAACCTTCGGACATTGAACTTTTGCGTGGCGGGCCGGACGTGCGCAGGCATTGGCTCGATGAAATTCTCTGTTACCGCTCGTCGGCAAATGCTTCTGTGCTGCGCCGCTACAAGCGCGTGTTGCAACAGCGCAACAAGTGGCTTAAGGAGTTCAAACAGAACGGCGCTGCGGTTGGCGGCGAAGACTTGTTCCGTGTGCTGACGCAACAGCTGATTGAACTTGGCGCAAAGCTTTGGGCGGCGCGAATTGCACTTTCGAAAGAAGTCTCGGAAATTATCACGCGGTACTATCGCAAGCTTTCGGGCGGGGTGGATGAAATCACTTGCGCTTACAAGAGCTCGATTCTGAAATCGCTTGATGCGCTAGATGCGGCGGACCCGCTGTCGGATAAGATGATGGATGAAATTCCATCGGGCGCGACGGGTGCTGCTGAAGGTGTTGTTGAAATTGCTCGCGGGGAGTGCGCGGAATGTTCTGCGGACGGTTCCGGGAATGTCGCCGGGAGCGCGGCGGATGGCTTGGATGCGGTAAGCGAGGAAATGCTGCGGAATGCGTTTGCGCGAAAACTAGCGGATTTGGAATTCGTAGAACGCTTGCAGGGAATGACAATGGCGGGGCCGCACCGTGATGATTTGGCTCTGTGTGCGTCTGGTTACGAGATGCGTTCTGTCGGGTCGCAGGGGCAATGCCGCTCAGCGGCGGTCGCGATGCGATTTGCGGCGGTTGATGTGGCGTCTCGCTACCTGACAAAGCCGATTCTGCTTTTGGACGATATTTTCGCCGAGCTCGATGTGAACCGCCGTGATGCAGTCGCTTCGCTCATTCGCGAAAAGCAGTGCCAGGTTGTGATTGCTACGCCGCAGGCGGAAGATTTGCCGTTTAAAGCGGATGCAATGTTTGAGTTGAAAATTTAA
- the mscL gene encoding large-conductance mechanosensitive channel protein MscL, translating to MSIKNKAASLIEEFKAFAFKGNIVDMAIGIIIGAAFGKIVNSFVNDIVMPLVTAVIAKCGGQNAGEGIKTLVYTTSEGIAIPYGTFIGEVLNFLIVAFAVFLMMKKFLGFMQNMRKKKEAEAAAAPAAPPAPSAEEKLLTEIRDLLKNK from the coding sequence ATGAGCATTAAAAATAAAGCAGCTTCACTCATTGAAGAATTCAAGGCATTTGCCTTCAAGGGTAACATCGTCGACATGGCCATCGGTATCATCATCGGTGCCGCCTTCGGTAAAATCGTCAACTCCTTCGTGAACGACATCGTCATGCCGCTCGTCACTGCAGTCATTGCCAAGTGCGGCGGCCAGAACGCAGGCGAAGGCATCAAGACGCTCGTCTACACGACCTCCGAAGGCATCGCCATTCCGTACGGCACGTTCATCGGTGAAGTCCTGAACTTCCTCATCGTCGCATTCGCCGTTTTCCTCATGATGAAGAAATTCCTCGGTTTCATGCAGAACATGCGCAAGAAGAAAGAAGCTGAAGCAGCCGCAGCTCCGGCAGCACCTCCGGCACCGAGCGCCGAAGAAAAGCTCCTCACCGAAATTCGCGACCTCTTGAAGAACAAATAA
- a CDS encoding DMT family transporter, giving the protein MSWLILAFASAVFLGFYDLAKKKSVQDNAVRPVLLLCSVFYALLMLPVLLTGHCEPLTLHDHLFLMVKSVIVGGSWLFTYSAIAHMPLSISTTIRALAPLFTIMIAVGFLGERPQVMQWIGIAVCVCSYIGLSLAGRKEMGHFFSNGWVVAMLLGTILAACSGIYDKLILQRMNFEPLTVQVWFSIYMCVVQFLTTMFTWYPTRKKTTPFQFRWSFLAVAALLLIADRCYFLAVSDSDALISIITVLRRSSVFISFLAGILIFKERKSKTKFFAMLGVVIGLCLISLGR; this is encoded by the coding sequence ATGTCATGGTTAATATTGGCTTTTGCTTCGGCAGTTTTTCTTGGCTTTTACGACTTGGCTAAGAAGAAATCGGTTCAGGATAACGCTGTCCGTCCGGTACTTTTGCTCTGCAGCGTTTTTTACGCGCTTTTGATGTTGCCGGTGCTTTTGACCGGGCATTGCGAGCCGCTGACTTTGCATGACCACCTGTTTTTGATGGTCAAGTCGGTGATTGTCGGCGGAAGCTGGCTTTTCACGTACAGCGCGATTGCGCACATGCCGCTCAGCATTTCGACGACGATTCGTGCGCTTGCGCCTTTGTTTACAATCATGATCGCAGTCGGATTCCTGGGCGAGCGCCCGCAGGTGATGCAGTGGATCGGTATTGCGGTTTGCGTTTGTTCTTACATCGGACTCTCGCTTGCGGGTCGCAAGGAAATGGGGCATTTCTTTAGCAACGGCTGGGTCGTGGCGATGCTCCTCGGGACGATTTTGGCGGCTTGCAGCGGCATTTACGATAAGCTGATTTTGCAGCGCATGAATTTTGAACCGTTGACAGTGCAGGTCTGGTTTAGCATTTACATGTGCGTGGTGCAGTTCTTGACGACTATGTTCACGTGGTACCCGACGCGTAAAAAGACGACTCCGTTTCAGTTCCGTTGGTCGTTCTTGGCGGTGGCGGCGCTCTTGCTCATCGCAGACCGTTGCTATTTTTTGGCGGTGAGCGATTCGGATGCGTTGATTTCTATCATTACGGTGCTGCGTCGTTCGAGTGTGTTCATCAGCTTCTTGGCGGGAATTCTTATATTCAAGGAACGCAAGAGCAAGACGAAGTTTTTTGCGATGTTGGGCGTGGTCATTGGCTTGTGCCTGATTTCGCTCGGACGTTGA
- a CDS encoding dephospho-CoA kinase, with protein sequence MLKIGITGSIGAGKSFVGALLRARNFQVLDADCKVHELYRDSAGLRAEMAAYFGEECLTPDGVNSALIADRVFADANARVKLEQIVYPYLNRAVAEFFAGEAADSSNGNDADCPKESATQLTRVADKCRFVEAALFSRAPELVKMLDEIWIVDAPECVRLERLVLRGLSESDAKRRIENQRGACAPELFPGKRIRMVMNDGDKLHVEQQLDELLRDLH encoded by the coding sequence ATGCTGAAGATTGGAATTACGGGGTCGATAGGTGCGGGCAAGTCCTTTGTCGGGGCCTTGCTGCGTGCACGTAATTTCCAGGTGCTTGATGCCGATTGCAAAGTGCATGAACTTTACCGCGATTCGGCGGGACTGCGTGCTGAAATGGCTGCGTATTTTGGCGAAGAATGCTTGACGCCGGATGGCGTGAATAGTGCGCTGATTGCGGACCGCGTTTTTGCGGATGCTAATGCACGCGTGAAGTTGGAGCAGATTGTTTACCCGTACTTGAACCGTGCCGTGGCGGAATTTTTTGCAGGGGAGGCCGCGGACTCTTCAAACGGAAATGATGCGGACTGTCCTAAAGAAAGTGCCACGCAGTTGACGAGAGTCGCGGACAAGTGCCGGTTCGTGGAGGCTGCGCTTTTCTCGCGTGCGCCAGAGCTCGTGAAAATGCTTGACGAAATCTGGATTGTCGATGCGCCTGAATGCGTTCGCTTGGAACGCCTGGTGCTGCGTGGCCTCAGCGAAAGCGATGCTAAACGCCGTATTGAAAATCAGCGTGGCGCCTGTGCTCCGGAGCTTTTCCCGGGCAAGCGGATTCGCATGGTTATGAACGATGGCGATAAATTGCACGTGGAACAGCAGCTTGATGAACTGCTAAGAGACTTACACTAA
- a CDS encoding DUF3392 family protein has product MQPYIHQFANFLRAHLNSISVGLIATLLMLYGACINNYFKRITKSIPFIGRFVLFVVLCSVGYAFASSQMVRLLRMVLRELSDLTLIGVVAGCFILLAFLAKSGKDI; this is encoded by the coding sequence ATGCAACCTTATATTCACCAGTTCGCGAATTTTTTGAGAGCCCATTTGAATTCAATTTCGGTCGGGCTGATTGCAACGCTTTTGATGCTCTATGGCGCCTGCATCAATAACTATTTCAAGCGCATCACGAAAAGCATCCCGTTCATTGGGCGCTTTGTGCTGTTCGTGGTGCTGTGCAGCGTGGGGTATGCGTTTGCAAGTTCGCAGATGGTGCGCCTTTTGCGCATGGTATTGCGCGAACTTTCGGACTTGACTTTGATTGGGGTGGTCGCAGGCTGTTTTATTTTGCTTGCCTTCCTTGCAAAAAGTGGTAAGGATATTTGA
- a CDS encoding carboxypeptidase-like regulatory domain-containing protein gives MKRLLASLSCVLLFACSSEKNLAGASTVETENACIINVVNIDSKPAANVVARIRPLWYVEGVSSDSAVTQNNIQDATLEVAADSLGNIVMDSINFDKGYIEIIDGNSGVFQAIASSDLKKNKLTTMQMEELGSVTGKAELPEGTDYAWVQIYGTDKIVKTNKDGEFTLDSLPPASYQIRAILPDEQETIGEASITISAGEKNDVQTLAKPTLENEQLEQWAHVRTIPLDSTISDWMKPIAETTVVFVRLNETNFDFSEAMDNGNDIRFTDQSGNRLAFKRAFWNSTTPDTPQSAEFQIRIDGSSSVENLEMYWGKTAALDASASNDIWASLPDSLVKAIHSITLIDFENQKLESAFDYGDGPREWYFHPQDTNVTTTPSSENIQDAFESSKERGGYVFHWKSSSKSRGKWSMIGSRVSRVPSSLEGIDSIAFYAKGKGELGFAVEVLNEPTGKTKYVDYLDSTWKRFSFTPSDFVEGDGEFGNMGWDFVKPRVTTFTIWIVDESEMWIDDVILYGVNRDNFN, from the coding sequence ATGAAAAGATTATTAGCATCTCTATCCTGTGTATTACTATTCGCCTGCTCCTCGGAAAAGAATCTCGCAGGCGCTAGCACCGTTGAAACCGAAAACGCTTGCATCATCAACGTTGTAAACATCGATTCTAAACCGGCTGCCAACGTCGTCGCAAGGATCCGTCCGCTTTGGTACGTGGAAGGAGTTTCATCGGATTCCGCCGTCACGCAAAATAATATACAAGACGCAACATTAGAAGTCGCCGCAGATTCACTCGGCAACATCGTCATGGATTCCATCAACTTCGATAAAGGCTACATCGAAATCATTGATGGCAATTCCGGCGTTTTCCAAGCTATTGCCTCTAGCGACTTAAAGAAGAATAAATTAACAACCATGCAAATGGAAGAACTCGGTTCCGTCACCGGCAAGGCAGAGCTCCCTGAAGGAACCGACTACGCCTGGGTCCAGATTTACGGCACCGATAAAATCGTAAAGACCAACAAAGACGGCGAATTCACACTCGATTCACTCCCGCCCGCAAGCTACCAGATTCGAGCCATTTTGCCTGACGAACAAGAAACCATCGGCGAAGCCTCCATTACAATTTCTGCTGGCGAAAAGAACGATGTCCAAACGCTTGCAAAACCGACTCTCGAAAACGAACAATTAGAGCAATGGGCGCATGTCCGCACCATTCCGCTTGATTCTACAATCTCGGATTGGATGAAACCCATCGCAGAAACTACCGTTGTCTTTGTGCGATTAAACGAAACGAACTTCGATTTTAGCGAAGCCATGGACAACGGAAACGACATCCGATTCACCGACCAAAGCGGGAACCGACTCGCATTCAAGCGTGCTTTCTGGAACAGCACCACTCCAGACACTCCGCAGTCTGCAGAATTCCAAATCCGCATCGATGGCTCATCAAGCGTTGAAAACCTCGAAATGTACTGGGGCAAGACCGCCGCACTCGACGCAAGCGCAAGCAACGATATCTGGGCAAGCCTCCCCGACTCGCTCGTAAAAGCCATCCATTCCATCACGCTGATTGACTTCGAAAATCAAAAACTCGAATCCGCATTTGACTACGGCGACGGTCCGCGCGAATGGTACTTCCATCCACAAGACACAAACGTCACGACAACGCCCTCAAGCGAAAACATCCAGGACGCCTTTGAATCCAGCAAGGAACGTGGCGGCTACGTTTTCCATTGGAAGAGTTCATCCAAATCGCGAGGCAAGTGGTCGATGATCGGCTCACGCGTAAGCCGCGTCCCGTCTAGCCTAGAAGGCATCGATTCCATCGCATTCTACGCCAAAGGCAAGGGCGAGCTCGGTTTTGCGGTAGAAGTTCTCAACGAGCCGACCGGAAAAACAAAGTATGTGGACTATCTCGATTCCACTTGGAAACGCTTCAGCTTTACACCAAGCGATTTTGTCGAAGGCGATGGCGAGTTCGGGAATATGGGATGGGATTTCGTCAAGCCGCGCGTCACGACATTCACCATCTGGATTGTCGATGAAAGCGAAATGTGGATTGACGATGTTATTTTATACGGAGTAAACCGCGACAATTTTAATTAA
- a CDS encoding DUF4423 domain-containing protein has translation MLNIDEIGDYRDLLKNFFVQKKLEFPLFSYKMMGQKLGLETSQVFRVLNKESHLPAQSIPLSKKLLGLKGRDGELFEILVAASRTKSKAKKDKLYKMALALQDVSLRKLNSNEILFLSRWWIPVVRSIIEINGGKADVHTLIKQITPAVSEDQVKEAIRVLKELKMITPLASERYAVSTVNFTSAGATKVTAIRSYQNQLLTLAQNALVNIPPSERNISSVLACVDDECLEDLVEMTCEFRRQVQKRVAEVAEPKKVMQFIFSLYPVADISDKETTKEKARIA, from the coding sequence ATGCTAAACATAGACGAAATTGGCGATTACAGAGATCTACTGAAAAATTTCTTCGTGCAGAAGAAATTGGAATTTCCGCTATTTTCTTACAAAATGATGGGGCAAAAGCTCGGGCTCGAAACAAGCCAGGTTTTCCGTGTATTGAATAAGGAATCCCACCTCCCCGCGCAGAGTATCCCGCTCTCCAAAAAATTGCTCGGGCTCAAAGGCCGCGATGGAGAACTTTTTGAGATTTTGGTAGCGGCATCGCGCACAAAATCCAAAGCAAAAAAAGATAAGCTTTACAAGATGGCACTCGCATTGCAAGACGTGAGCCTCCGCAAACTGAATTCCAACGAAATTTTATTCCTCAGCCGCTGGTGGATACCCGTTGTCCGTTCGATTATCGAAATCAATGGCGGCAAGGCCGATGTCCACACCTTGATTAAGCAAATTACGCCCGCCGTTTCCGAGGACCAGGTGAAAGAAGCCATCCGAGTCTTGAAAGAACTAAAGATGATTACGCCGCTCGCCTCCGAGCGTTACGCCGTTTCGACCGTCAATTTTACATCGGCAGGAGCAACCAAGGTCACCGCCATTCGCAGTTATCAAAATCAGCTGCTGACGCTTGCGCAAAATGCGCTCGTCAACATTCCGCCGAGCGAGCGCAACATTTCATCAGTTCTCGCCTGCGTTGATGATGAATGTCTTGAAGATCTCGTCGAGATGACTTGCGAATTTCGCAGACAAGTTCAAAAACGCGTTGCCGAAGTTGCAGAGCCAAAGAAGGTCATGCAGTTCATTTTCTCGCTGTACCCGGTTGCCGATATTTCGGACAAAGAAACAACAAAAGAAAAAGCGAGGATAGCATGA